The following nucleotide sequence is from Pseudomonas sp. RC10.
TCTGGCTGAGAAGCGTAGTGGCCGTTGCGACCGCGCTTGTGACCGAACTGAAAAGGGTCTGAGGTGCAGGCAGCCCCATGCTCTCCATGTTCTCCTTGAAGTACTGATAAAAACTCGACATGAAAAAAAACCATCACCATAAACGCCAATCCAGTGCTAAAGACTGCACTCGTTTTTTGGGCACTTGTCTGGGAACGGTCTGTTGGATCTGTGGGAAATATCTGAAAAGAAGAGAGGTTATTGCGCTCATGCATGGCGGCACGGTGTTCGCACGCAGTGAGCGGGGAGAGAATACGTTCGGGATGAATTTGCCGTGCTGAGGACCGGGTGCATCACGGCCTGAGGTGCATCTCTGTGGGAGCGAATTCATTCGCGGTACGGTGGAACAACCGACACATCTGTATCGCCTGAACCCTTCTTCGCGAATGAATTCGCTCCCACAGAGTTAAACGTCGGCCGAGAGGTCAGCCTTTCTTGACGAACTCCGACTTCAGCTTCATCGCGCCGATGCCGTCGATCTTGCAATCGATGTCGTGGTCGCCGTCCACGAGGCGGATGTTCTTGACCTTGGTGCCGACCTTGACCACCAGCGACGAGCCTTTGACTTTCAGGTCCTTGATCACCGTGACGGTGTCGCCGTCCTGCAGCGTGTTGCCGACCGCATCCTTGATGATCTTCACGTCATCGCTCGCCTCAGCCGCGCCATCGGCGGACCACTCGTGAGCGCATTCCGGGCAGACGAGCTGGGTGCCGTCTTCGTAGGTGTATTCGGAATTGCATTTGGGGCACGGCGGTAAGCTCACGACGGTTCTCGCATCAGGAAAAATAGGCGCAGGATTATAAGGGTTTTTATTCACCTGCGGACAGTGGGGTTTTAATCGCCCGGAACCTTGCGCCTCACCGCAGTCATAAAGGTTATGCGCTGCCACCGGCGGCGCATCTGTTGCAGGAGGCTTCAACATGAACG
It contains:
- a CDS encoding zinc ribbon domain-containing protein YjdM, translating into MFPDARTVVSLPPCPKCNSEYTYEDGTQLVCPECAHEWSADGAAEASDDVKIIKDAVGNTLQDGDTVTVIKDLKVKGSSLVVKVGTKVKNIRLVDGDHDIDCKIDGIGAMKLKSEFVKKG